In Populus alba chromosome 9, ASM523922v2, whole genome shotgun sequence, a genomic segment contains:
- the LOC118032333 gene encoding uncharacterized protein — MTNSEMIRSMKSSASHATNLGYQCGGWTATWQGVDGNNYTAAGTTILSGISAAVDPSTEIIYSKNPDADFVKSNNFSYAIVVVGETPYAETAGDSLNLTIAEPGPRTILNVRGNVKCVVVTVSGRPVVIEPYESIIDALVAAWLPGTEGQGVADVLFGDDGFTGKLPRKEERALDKF; from the exons ATGACCAATTCTGAGATGATCAGGTCAATGAAGTCTT CCGCAAGCCATGCCACCAATCTGGGCTATCAGTGTGGAGGATGGACTGCAACTTGGCAAGGCGTTGATGGCAACAATTACACTGCTG CCGGAACCACCATCTTAAGTGGTATCTCAGCCGCAGTAGATCCAAGCACAGAAATCATTTACAGCAAGAACCCTGATGCTGATTTCGTCAAGTCCAACAACTTCTCTTATGCCATTGTTGTGGTCGGAGAGACTCCTTATGCCGAGACAGCTGGAGACAGTTTGAACCTGACCATAGCTGAACCAGGTCCAAGGACGATCCTCAATGTCCGCGGCAATGTTAAGTGCGTTGTTGTCACAGTATCTGGTCGTCCAGTCGTGATTGAGCCCTACGAGTCAATAATCGATGCTCTTGTTGCTGCTTGGTTGCCAGGCACTGAAGGCCAAGGAGTAGCAGATGTGCTTTTCGGGGATGATGGATTCACTGGAAAGCTGCCCCGTAAAGAGGAAAGAGCACTTGATAAGTTTTGA
- the LOC140955928 gene encoding wall-associated receptor kinase-like 22: MLADGVIVAVKRSTMVGEENLEGFINEVCILSRINQRNIVRLLGCCLEAKVPLLVYEFIPNGTLYEYLHRQNEEFPLSWEMRLQIAAETAGALCYLHSAASIPIYHRDIKSTNILLDHKYRAKIADLGTSRSLSVDQTHLTTNVQGTFGYLDPEYFWSSQYTDKSDVYSFGVVLAELLTRQKAILTNESQERKNLAAHFVLLMEENRIFDIVDAQIKEHCPKEDVIGVANIAMRCLNLNGKMRPTMKQVTSELERIIQLSQNNEEAESITAQAISAWDDASTSITCTSFQVDQALSSSDVEPLVPFKTW; the protein is encoded by the coding sequence ATGCTAGCAGATGGAGTAATTGTTGCTGTCAAAAGATCCACAATGGTGGGTGAAGAAAACCTTGAAGGATTCATCAACGAGGTCTGTATTCTTTCACGAATCAACCAAAGAAATATAGTCAGGCTACTCGGTTGCTGTTTGGAGGCAAAAGTTCCTCTTTTAGTTTATGAATTTATTCCTAATGGAACTCTTTACGAGTATCTCCATCGCCAAAATGAGGAGTTCCCTTTATCATGGGAAATGAGATTACAGATTGCTGCTGAAACTGCCGGAGCACTTTGCTATCTTCACTCAGCAGCTTCCATTCCAATTTATCATCGCGATATAAAGTCCACCAACATACTCTTAGATCACAAGTATCGAGCAAAGATTGCTGATTTGGGGACTTCAAGATCACTCTCTGTTGATCAAACTCATTTGACGACTAATGTGCAAGGCACCTTTGGTTACTTGGACCCAGAATACTTTTGGTCCAGTCAGTATACAGATAAGAGTGATGTTTATAGTTTTGGAGTGGTTCTTGCTGAGCTCTTAACTAGACAAAAAGCAATTCTTACAAACGAGTCACAAGAACGCAAAAACTTGGCTGCacattttgttcttttgatgGAAGAGAACAGAATTTTTGATATTGTTGATGCTCAAATTAAGGAGCACTGCCCCAAGGAGGATGTCATCGGTGTAGCTAATATTGCAATGAGATGCTTGAATTTGAATGGAAAAATGCGACCGACAATGAAACAAGTCACATCAGAGTTGGAGAGGATCATTCAATTGTCACAAAATAACGAAGAAGCTGAGAGCATCACGGCTCAAGCAATCAGTGCGTGGGATGATGCTTCTACATCAATTACTTGCACCAGTTTTCAAGTTGATCAAGCTCTATCATCATCAGACGTCGAACCTTTGGTCCCTTTCAAGACTTGGTGA
- the LOC118032315 gene encoding uncharacterized protein yields MSSTLVSKTFTFQIDLSPHKSNGSPTSGNVLKYKGFVISDWEGIDRITYPPHSNYTESVLKGISAGIDMIMVPYNHTEFINIVTDLVNNNYISMDRIDDAARRILRVKFTLGLFETPLADETLVNQLGSQAHRDLAREAVRKSLVLLKNGENADAPVLPLPKKASRILVAGSHANNLGYQCGGWTATWQGVDGNNYTAGTTILCGISAAADPSTEIVYSKNPDADFVKSNNFSYAIVVVGETPYAETAGDSLILTIAEPGPSTILNVCGNVKCVVVTVSGRPVVIEPYESQIDVLVAAWLPGTEGQGVADVLFGDYGFTGKLPRTWFKTVDQLPMNVGDSHYDPLFPYDFGLTTKPVNAS; encoded by the exons ATGTCGTCTACTTTGGTCTCAAAAACTTTTACATTTCAAATTGATTTGTCCCCTCATAAATCAAATGGCTCTCCCACATCCGG gaatgtattaaaatata AGGGTTTTGTCATCTCTGATTGGGAGGGTATTGACAGGATTACTTACCCACCTCATTCAAACTACACAGAGTCAGTTCTGAAAGGAATTTCAGCCGGAATTGACATG ATCATGGTTCCATACAACCATACTGAGTTCATCAATATTGTGACTGACTTAGTAAATAACAATTACATTTCCATGGACCGTATTGATGATGCTGCCAGGAGGATTTTGCGAGTGAAATTCACTTTAGGTCTATTTGAGACTCCCTTAGCTGATGAGACCTTGGTTAACCAGCTCGGAAGCCAG GCTCACAGAGATTTGGCAAGGGAAGCTGTGAGGAAGTCACTCGTGCTGTTGAAGAATGGAGAGAACGCGGATGCTCCAGTTCTACCCCTCCCTAAAAAAGCATCTAGGATCCTTGTAGCCGGAAGCCATGCCAACAATTTGGGCTATCAATGTGGAGGATGGACTGCAACTTGGCAAGGAGTTGATGGCAACAATTACACTGCTG GAACCACCATCTTATGTGGTATCTCAGCTGCTGCTGATCCAAGCACAGAAATCGTCTACAGCAAGAACCCTGATGCTGATTTCGTCAAGTCCAACAACTTCTCTTATGCCATTGTTGTGGTCGGAGAGACTCCTTATGCCGAGACAGCCGGAGACAGTTTGATCCTGACCATAGCTGAACCAGGTCCAAGTACGATCCTCAATGTCTGCGGCAATGTTAAGTGCGTTGTGGTCACAGTATCTGGCCGTCCAGTAGTAATTGAGCCCTATGAGTCACAAATCGATGTTCTTGTTGCTGCCTGGTTGCCAGGCACTGAAGGCCAAGGAGTAGCAGATGTGCTTTTCGGGGATTATGGATTTACTGGAAAGCTGCCCCGGACTTGGTTCAAGACCGTTGATCAGCTCCCTATGAATGTTGGTGACTCTCATTACGATCCCCTCTTCCCCTATGATTTTGGACTCACTACTAAGCCTGTCAATGCTAGCTAG
- the LOC118032426 gene encoding wall-associated receptor kinase-like 2, which translates to MGYEEFPLPWEMRLQIAAETADIGTSRSLSVDQTHLTTNLQGTFGYLDPEYLWSSRYTDKSDVYSFGVVLVELLTGQKAILTNESQEPKNLAAHFVLFMEENRIFDIVDAQIKEHCPKEDVIGVANIAMRCLNLKGKKRPTMKQVTSELERIIQLSQNNEEAESITAEVISARDDASTSITCSSFQVDQALSSSDVEPLVPFKTW; encoded by the coding sequence ATGGGATATGAGGAGTTCCCTTTACCATGGGAAATGAGATTACAGATTGCTGCTGAAACTGCCGATATCGGGACTTCAAGATCACTCTCCGTTGATCAAACTCATTTGACGACTAATTTGCAAGGCACCTTTGGTTACTTGGACCCAGAATACCTTTGGTCCAGTCGGTATACAGATAAGAGTGATGTCTATAGTTTTGGAGTAGTTCTTGTTGAGCTCCTAACTGGACAAAAAGCAATTCTTACAAACGAGTCACAAGAACCCAAAAACTTGGCTGCacattttgttcttttcatgGAAGAGAACAGAATTTTTGATATTGTTGATGCTCAAATTAAGGAGCACTGCCCCAAGGAGGATGTCATCGGTGTAGCTAATATTGCAATGAGATGCTtgaatttgaaaggaaaaaagcGACCGACAATGAAACAAGTCACATCAGAGTTGGAGAGGATCATTCAATTGTCACAAAATAACGAAGAAGCTGAGAGCATCACGGCTGAAGTAATCAGTGCGAGGGATGATGCTTCTACATCAATTACTTGCAGCAGTTTTCAAGTTGATCAAGCTCTATCATCATCTGATGTCGAACCTTTGGTCCCTTTCAAGACTTGGTGA